One segment of Primulina tabacum isolate GXHZ01 chromosome 14, ASM2559414v2, whole genome shotgun sequence DNA contains the following:
- the LOC142524712 gene encoding transcription factor MYB105-like isoform X3 — MYYNQQYVIALYSHPIHLNLYLLSPSSSSSTQGSLMVGMVFSDLSSLSAGQNFEFYAQEMENPSTFKGKCSDSCDGTEENTDSIDLNASLNEDDQESKMPVLCSGKDLMETTAGGQSKVWARGHWKPAEDTKLKELVGFYGPQNWNLIAEKLEGRSGKSCRLRWFNQLDPRINRRAFTEDDEDRLMAAHRLYGNKWAMIARLFPGRTDNAVKNHWHVVMARKYREQSTSLRRRKIELFDSKKMDEADDNLPLLNGTPAMRFADLSRPIHGGGGAEHRNYGLWAPETSSGANASAQMKIMNICNHTKSWSGNICHYTQFHLPFSLMSTPIQESDYLLTSPPHEQVPAIETNSSTDDHRIGPTFIDFLGVGAV, encoded by the exons ATGTATTATAATCAACAATACGTAATTGCATTATATAGTCACCCTATCCACCTGAATCTGTATCTTCTTTCTCCTTCTTCTTCCTCTTCAACTCAAGGTTCATTAATGGTGGGAATGGTGTTCTCGGACTTGAGCTCTCTTTCCGCGGGCCAAAATTTCGAGTTTTATGCACAAGAGATGGAAAACCCTTCTACGTTTAAGGGAAAATGCTCCGATTCTTGTGATGGGACTGAGGAAAATACTGATAGTATTGATTTAAATGCGAGCTTGAATGAGGATGATCAAGAATCTAAAATGCCTGTATTATGCAGCGGCAAAGATTTGATGGAGACCACTGCAGGTGGGCAATCAAAGGTTTGGGCTCGAGGACACTGGAAGCCTGCAGAAGACACAAAGCTTAAAGAACTTGTAGGTTTTTATGGCCCTCAAAATTGGAACTTAATTGCAGaaaagttggaaggaagatcaG GGAAAAGCTGCAGGTTAAGGTGGTTTAATCAGTTGGATCCAAGGATAAATAGAAGGGCTTTTACAGAAGATGACGAAGACAGACTAATGGCTGCCCATAGATTGTATGGTAATAAATGGGCAATGATTGCGAGGTTGTTTCCTGGGAGAACAGACAACGCCGTTAAGAATCATTGGCATGTCGTCATGGCAAGAAAGTATAGGGAGCAATCAACTTCTTTGAGGAGGAGGAAAATTGAACTATTCGATTCCAAGAAAATGGATGAAGCCGATGATAATCTTCCCCTTCTCAATGGTACACCGGCCATGAGATTCGCTGATCTTTCACGCCCTATTCATGGCGGCGGCGGAGCAGAGCATAGGAACTATGGATTGTGGGCACCCGAAACTA GCTCCGGTGCTAATGCTAGTGCTCAGATGAAGATTATGAACATTTGCAACCACACAAAATCTTGGAGCGGAAACATATGTCATTACACCCAATTTCATCTACCCTTTTCACTCATGAGTACTCCAATTCAAGAATCAGATTACTTGTTGACTTCTCCACCACATGAACAAGTTCCAGCGATTGAAACGAATAGTAGTACCGATGATCATAGAATTGGGCCAACATTTATAGACTTTCTTGGAGTTGGAGCCGTATGA
- the LOC142524712 gene encoding uncharacterized protein LOC142524712 isoform X1, producing the protein MYYNQQYVIALYSHPIHLNLYLLSPSSSSSTQGSLMVGMVFSDLSSLSAGQNFEFYAQEMENPSTFKGKCSDSCDGTEENTDSIDLNASLNEDDQESKMPVLCSGKDLMETTAGGQSKVWARGHWKPAEDTKLKELVGFYGPQNWNLIAEKLEGRSGKSCRLRWFNQLDPRINRRAFTEDDEDRLMAAHRLYGNKWAMIARLFPGRTDNAVKNHWHVVMARKYREQSTSLRRRKIELFDSKKMDEADDNLPLLNGTPAMRFADLSRPIHGGGGAEHRNYGLWAPETSSYAGSGANASAQMKIMNICNHTKSWSGNICHYTQFHLPFSLMSTPIQESDYLLTSPPHEQVPAIETNSSTDDHRIGPTFIDFLGVGAV; encoded by the exons ATGTATTATAATCAACAATACGTAATTGCATTATATAGTCACCCTATCCACCTGAATCTGTATCTTCTTTCTCCTTCTTCTTCCTCTTCAACTCAAGGTTCATTAATGGTGGGAATGGTGTTCTCGGACTTGAGCTCTCTTTCCGCGGGCCAAAATTTCGAGTTTTATGCACAAGAGATGGAAAACCCTTCTACGTTTAAGGGAAAATGCTCCGATTCTTGTGATGGGACTGAGGAAAATACTGATAGTATTGATTTAAATGCGAGCTTGAATGAGGATGATCAAGAATCTAAAATGCCTGTATTATGCAGCGGCAAAGATTTGATGGAGACCACTGCAGGTGGGCAATCAAAGGTTTGGGCTCGAGGACACTGGAAGCCTGCAGAAGACACAAAGCTTAAAGAACTTGTAGGTTTTTATGGCCCTCAAAATTGGAACTTAATTGCAGaaaagttggaaggaagatcaG GGAAAAGCTGCAGGTTAAGGTGGTTTAATCAGTTGGATCCAAGGATAAATAGAAGGGCTTTTACAGAAGATGACGAAGACAGACTAATGGCTGCCCATAGATTGTATGGTAATAAATGGGCAATGATTGCGAGGTTGTTTCCTGGGAGAACAGACAACGCCGTTAAGAATCATTGGCATGTCGTCATGGCAAGAAAGTATAGGGAGCAATCAACTTCTTTGAGGAGGAGGAAAATTGAACTATTCGATTCCAAGAAAATGGATGAAGCCGATGATAATCTTCCCCTTCTCAATGGTACACCGGCCATGAGATTCGCTGATCTTTCACGCCCTATTCATGGCGGCGGCGGAGCAGAGCATAGGAACTATGGATTGTGGGCACCCGAAACTAGTTCCTATG CAGGCTCCGGTGCTAATGCTAGTGCTCAGATGAAGATTATGAACATTTGCAACCACACAAAATCTTGGAGCGGAAACATATGTCATTACACCCAATTTCATCTACCCTTTTCACTCATGAGTACTCCAATTCAAGAATCAGATTACTTGTTGACTTCTCCACCACATGAACAAGTTCCAGCGATTGAAACGAATAGTAGTACCGATGATCATAGAATTGGGCCAACATTTATAGACTTTCTTGGAGTTGGAGCCGTATGA
- the LOC142524712 gene encoding uncharacterized protein LOC142524712 isoform X4 has product MVGMVFSDLSSLSAGQNFEFYAQEMENPSTFKGKCSDSCDGTEENTDSIDLNASLNEDDQESKMPVLCSGKDLMETTAGGQSKVWARGHWKPAEDTKLKELVGFYGPQNWNLIAEKLEGRSGKSCRLRWFNQLDPRINRRAFTEDDEDRLMAAHRLYGNKWAMIARLFPGRTDNAVKNHWHVVMARKYREQSTSLRRRKIELFDSKKMDEADDNLPLLNGTPAMRFADLSRPIHGGGGAEHRNYGLWAPETSSYAGSGANASAQMKIMNICNHTKSWSGNICHYTQFHLPFSLMSTPIQESDYLLTSPPHEQVPAIETNSSTDDHRIGPTFIDFLGVGAV; this is encoded by the exons ATGGTGGGAATGGTGTTCTCGGACTTGAGCTCTCTTTCCGCGGGCCAAAATTTCGAGTTTTATGCACAAGAGATGGAAAACCCTTCTACGTTTAAGGGAAAATGCTCCGATTCTTGTGATGGGACTGAGGAAAATACTGATAGTATTGATTTAAATGCGAGCTTGAATGAGGATGATCAAGAATCTAAAATGCCTGTATTATGCAGCGGCAAAGATTTGATGGAGACCACTGCAGGTGGGCAATCAAAGGTTTGGGCTCGAGGACACTGGAAGCCTGCAGAAGACACAAAGCTTAAAGAACTTGTAGGTTTTTATGGCCCTCAAAATTGGAACTTAATTGCAGaaaagttggaaggaagatcaG GGAAAAGCTGCAGGTTAAGGTGGTTTAATCAGTTGGATCCAAGGATAAATAGAAGGGCTTTTACAGAAGATGACGAAGACAGACTAATGGCTGCCCATAGATTGTATGGTAATAAATGGGCAATGATTGCGAGGTTGTTTCCTGGGAGAACAGACAACGCCGTTAAGAATCATTGGCATGTCGTCATGGCAAGAAAGTATAGGGAGCAATCAACTTCTTTGAGGAGGAGGAAAATTGAACTATTCGATTCCAAGAAAATGGATGAAGCCGATGATAATCTTCCCCTTCTCAATGGTACACCGGCCATGAGATTCGCTGATCTTTCACGCCCTATTCATGGCGGCGGCGGAGCAGAGCATAGGAACTATGGATTGTGGGCACCCGAAACTAGTTCCTATG CAGGCTCCGGTGCTAATGCTAGTGCTCAGATGAAGATTATGAACATTTGCAACCACACAAAATCTTGGAGCGGAAACATATGTCATTACACCCAATTTCATCTACCCTTTTCACTCATGAGTACTCCAATTCAAGAATCAGATTACTTGTTGACTTCTCCACCACATGAACAAGTTCCAGCGATTGAAACGAATAGTAGTACCGATGATCATAGAATTGGGCCAACATTTATAGACTTTCTTGGAGTTGGAGCCGTATGA
- the LOC142524712 gene encoding uncharacterized protein LOC142524712 isoform X5, giving the protein METTAGGQSKVWARGHWKPAEDTKLKELVGFYGPQNWNLIAEKLEGRSGKSCRLRWFNQLDPRINRRAFTEDDEDRLMAAHRLYGNKWAMIARLFPGRTDNAVKNHWHVVMARKYREQSTSLRRRKIELFDSKKMDEADDNLPLLNGTPAMRFADLSRPIHGGGGAEHRNYGLWAPETSSYAGSGANASAQMKIMNICNHTKSWSGNICHYTQFHLPFSLMSTPIQESDYLLTSPPHEQVPAIETNSSTDDHRIGPTFIDFLGVGAV; this is encoded by the exons ATGGAGACCACTGCAGGTGGGCAATCAAAGGTTTGGGCTCGAGGACACTGGAAGCCTGCAGAAGACACAAAGCTTAAAGAACTTGTAGGTTTTTATGGCCCTCAAAATTGGAACTTAATTGCAGaaaagttggaaggaagatcaG GGAAAAGCTGCAGGTTAAGGTGGTTTAATCAGTTGGATCCAAGGATAAATAGAAGGGCTTTTACAGAAGATGACGAAGACAGACTAATGGCTGCCCATAGATTGTATGGTAATAAATGGGCAATGATTGCGAGGTTGTTTCCTGGGAGAACAGACAACGCCGTTAAGAATCATTGGCATGTCGTCATGGCAAGAAAGTATAGGGAGCAATCAACTTCTTTGAGGAGGAGGAAAATTGAACTATTCGATTCCAAGAAAATGGATGAAGCCGATGATAATCTTCCCCTTCTCAATGGTACACCGGCCATGAGATTCGCTGATCTTTCACGCCCTATTCATGGCGGCGGCGGAGCAGAGCATAGGAACTATGGATTGTGGGCACCCGAAACTAGTTCCTATG CAGGCTCCGGTGCTAATGCTAGTGCTCAGATGAAGATTATGAACATTTGCAACCACACAAAATCTTGGAGCGGAAACATATGTCATTACACCCAATTTCATCTACCCTTTTCACTCATGAGTACTCCAATTCAAGAATCAGATTACTTGTTGACTTCTCCACCACATGAACAAGTTCCAGCGATTGAAACGAATAGTAGTACCGATGATCATAGAATTGGGCCAACATTTATAGACTTTCTTGGAGTTGGAGCCGTATGA
- the LOC142524712 gene encoding uncharacterized protein LOC142524712 isoform X2: MYYNQQYVIALYSHPIHLNLYLLSPSSSSSTQGSLMVGMVFSDLSSLSAGQNFEFYAQEMENPSTFKGKCSDSCDGTEENTDSIDLNASLNEDDQESKMPVLCSGKDLMETTAGGQSKVWARGHWKPAEDTKLKELVGFYGPQNWNLIAEKLEGRSGKSCRLRWFNQLDPRINRRAFTEDDEDRLMAAHRLYGNKWAMIARLFPGRTDNAVKNHWHVVMARKYREQSTSLRRRKIELFDSKKMDEADDNLPLLNGTPAMRFADLSRPIHGGGGAEHRNYGLWAPETSSYGSGANASAQMKIMNICNHTKSWSGNICHYTQFHLPFSLMSTPIQESDYLLTSPPHEQVPAIETNSSTDDHRIGPTFIDFLGVGAV; this comes from the exons ATGTATTATAATCAACAATACGTAATTGCATTATATAGTCACCCTATCCACCTGAATCTGTATCTTCTTTCTCCTTCTTCTTCCTCTTCAACTCAAGGTTCATTAATGGTGGGAATGGTGTTCTCGGACTTGAGCTCTCTTTCCGCGGGCCAAAATTTCGAGTTTTATGCACAAGAGATGGAAAACCCTTCTACGTTTAAGGGAAAATGCTCCGATTCTTGTGATGGGACTGAGGAAAATACTGATAGTATTGATTTAAATGCGAGCTTGAATGAGGATGATCAAGAATCTAAAATGCCTGTATTATGCAGCGGCAAAGATTTGATGGAGACCACTGCAGGTGGGCAATCAAAGGTTTGGGCTCGAGGACACTGGAAGCCTGCAGAAGACACAAAGCTTAAAGAACTTGTAGGTTTTTATGGCCCTCAAAATTGGAACTTAATTGCAGaaaagttggaaggaagatcaG GGAAAAGCTGCAGGTTAAGGTGGTTTAATCAGTTGGATCCAAGGATAAATAGAAGGGCTTTTACAGAAGATGACGAAGACAGACTAATGGCTGCCCATAGATTGTATGGTAATAAATGGGCAATGATTGCGAGGTTGTTTCCTGGGAGAACAGACAACGCCGTTAAGAATCATTGGCATGTCGTCATGGCAAGAAAGTATAGGGAGCAATCAACTTCTTTGAGGAGGAGGAAAATTGAACTATTCGATTCCAAGAAAATGGATGAAGCCGATGATAATCTTCCCCTTCTCAATGGTACACCGGCCATGAGATTCGCTGATCTTTCACGCCCTATTCATGGCGGCGGCGGAGCAGAGCATAGGAACTATGGATTGTGGGCACCCGAAACTAGTTCCTATG GCTCCGGTGCTAATGCTAGTGCTCAGATGAAGATTATGAACATTTGCAACCACACAAAATCTTGGAGCGGAAACATATGTCATTACACCCAATTTCATCTACCCTTTTCACTCATGAGTACTCCAATTCAAGAATCAGATTACTTGTTGACTTCTCCACCACATGAACAAGTTCCAGCGATTGAAACGAATAGTAGTACCGATGATCATAGAATTGGGCCAACATTTATAGACTTTCTTGGAGTTGGAGCCGTATGA
- the LOC142523725 gene encoding uncharacterized protein LOC142523725, with protein sequence MVQPDEEEVWRVLLDGASSLAGCGVGVVIISPLGEKVKLALRIDSRVTNNEAEYEAVLAGIRAAREVGASRIILYSDSQLITQQIKGAYEAKDDRMLKYLQLIKA encoded by the coding sequence ATGGTTCAGCCCGATGAAGAGGAGGTATGGAGAGTTTTATTGGATGGGGCATCTAGCCTTGCTGGATGTGGAGTAGGGGTGGTAATAATATCTCCTCTAGGAGAAAAAGTTAAGTTGGCCCTGAGAATTGATTCTCGGGTGACTAACAATGAGGCTGAGTATGAGGCTGTTCTTGCCGGCATCAGAGCTGCCCGGGAAGTTGGAGCTTCCCGGATTATTTTGTACTCTGATTCACAGTTGATTACACAACAGATCAAGGGTGCTTATGAGGCTAAGGATGATAGGATGCTCAAATATCTACAGCTTATAAAAGCTTAG